The proteins below are encoded in one region of Paenibacillus sp. YYML68:
- the ilvB gene encoding biosynthetic-type acetolactate synthase large subunit, producing the protein MVVQATQKSREQLHEELLRPDIITGSEMLLRSLLLEDVDCVFGYPGGAVLYIYDAMHGNPDFNHLLTRHEQGAIHAADGYARSTGKVGVCIATSGPGATNLVTGIATAYMDSVPLVVITGNVATTVIGTDAFQEADITGITMPITKHSYLVRDVKDLPRIIKEAFHIASTGRKGPVLIDIPKDVSNAAAEFYYPDKVDIRGYEAATPLDEQQIELMLEAIAESERPMIIAGGGVVYAGAAEELIQFVEKTRIPVTTTLLGLGGFPSANDLWLGMPGMHGTYAANIALQNCDLLIGIGARFDDRVTMKVNGFAPKAKKIVHIDVDPAEIGKIVETAIPVIGDIKTVLQAANEKAKAAKSASWIAEVQELKKNNPLTYKDSDTELKPQYVIEMIHETTNGDAIVTTDVGQHQMWAAQYYKFNKPRSWITSGGLGTMGFGFPSAIGAQVANPDRTVVSINGDGGMQMCSQELAICAINNIPVKIVVINNQVLGMVRQWQEIIYDNRYSHIDLAGSPDFVKLAEAYGVKGLRATNKQEAQSVWKEAMDTPGPVLVEFVVRKNENVFPMVTQGSTIDQMILGDSE; encoded by the coding sequence ATGGTCGTTCAAGCTACACAAAAATCGAGAGAGCAGCTCCATGAAGAGCTGCTGAGGCCGGACATCATTACCGGCTCGGAGATGCTGCTGCGCAGCCTGCTGCTCGAGGACGTTGATTGCGTCTTCGGTTATCCGGGCGGTGCGGTGCTGTACATCTACGACGCGATGCACGGCAATCCCGACTTCAACCACCTGCTGACGCGCCACGAGCAGGGAGCGATTCACGCGGCGGACGGCTACGCCCGCTCGACAGGCAAGGTAGGCGTCTGTATCGCGACTAGCGGACCGGGCGCAACGAACCTGGTGACCGGCATTGCGACAGCGTACATGGACTCGGTGCCGCTCGTTGTCATTACTGGTAACGTTGCGACGACTGTCATCGGAACCGATGCGTTCCAAGAAGCTGACATTACGGGCATCACGATGCCGATCACGAAGCACAGCTACCTGGTACGCGACGTGAAGGATCTGCCGCGAATTATTAAGGAGGCGTTCCATATCGCTTCCACGGGCCGTAAAGGTCCGGTGCTGATCGACATTCCGAAGGACGTATCGAATGCGGCAGCAGAGTTCTACTATCCGGATAAGGTCGATATTCGCGGCTACGAGGCGGCTACGCCACTGGATGAGCAGCAGATCGAGCTCATGCTGGAGGCAATTGCCGAGAGCGAGCGTCCGATGATCATCGCCGGAGGCGGTGTCGTGTATGCAGGCGCGGCTGAAGAGCTGATCCAGTTCGTCGAGAAGACGCGCATACCGGTAACGACAACGTTACTTGGTCTTGGCGGCTTCCCAAGTGCTAACGACCTATGGCTCGGCATGCCGGGCATGCACGGTACGTATGCGGCGAACATCGCGCTGCAGAACTGCGATCTGCTGATCGGTATCGGCGCACGCTTCGACGACCGCGTGACGATGAAGGTGAACGGCTTCGCCCCGAAGGCGAAGAAGATTGTGCACATCGACGTTGATCCTGCGGAAATTGGTAAAATCGTCGAGACGGCTATCCCGGTCATCGGCGATATTAAGACTGTGCTGCAGGCGGCGAACGAGAAGGCGAAGGCTGCGAAGTCTGCGAGCTGGATCGCCGAGGTGCAGGAGCTGAAGAAGAACAACCCGCTGACGTACAAGGACTCGGACACCGAGCTGAAGCCGCAATACGTCATCGAGATGATTCACGAAACAACGAACGGCGACGCAATCGTTACAACAGACGTCGGTCAGCATCAGATGTGGGCCGCGCAATATTATAAATTCAACAAGCCGCGCTCCTGGATCACCTCCGGCGGTCTGGGTACGATGGGCTTCGGCTTCCCGTCCGCGATCGGTGCGCAGGTAGCGAATCCGGATCGGACCGTCGTCTCCATCAACGGCGATGGCGGCATGCAGATGTGCTCGCAGGAGCTGGCGATCTGCGCGATCAACAACATTCCGGTGAAGATCGTCGTCATCAACAATCAGGTGCTCGGCATGGTGCGTCAGTGGCAGGAGATCATTTATGACAACCGCTATAGCCATATCGATCTTGCTGGCAGTCCGGACTTCGTCAAGCTGGCGGAGGCGTACGGCGTGAAGGGTCTGCGCGCGACGAATAAGCAGGAGGCGCAGTCGGTCTGGAAGGAAGCGATGGATACGCCGGGTCCGGTGCTCGTGGAGTTCGTCGTTCGCAAGAACGAGAACGTGTTCCCGATGGTAACGCAGGGCTCGACGATAGACCAAATGATACTGGGGGATTCGGAATGA
- a CDS encoding sodium-dependent bicarbonate transport family permease → MEFIVQHLTSPAVLLFVLGLLAASWKSDLKFPPALMESLSIYLLLAIGLKGGMELAHFSLHELVKPAAVTIGIGVLIPFGVFAAARAFGFKQADAIAAAATYGSVSIVTFGIAASYLQELGMAYEGYMSAMVVLLESPAILTSLLLYAILKSAPASQGARRTTQAVGVLPGGLSGLLAVKWGHVLREGLLGQSVLLLIGGLVIGMAAGENALPVAKPLFIDLYPSILMLFLLGMGLKAGERLGELKAQGLRVVGLALLLPPVLGAIGVLLGHWSGMSVGGAALLGVMAASGSYIAAPAALRTAVPEANPSVYIGMALAVTFPFNLLIGLPLMVQLAQALG, encoded by the coding sequence ATGGAATTCATTGTACAACATCTAACATCACCGGCGGTGCTGCTGTTCGTGCTCGGGCTGCTGGCCGCCTCATGGAAGTCGGATCTGAAATTTCCTCCGGCGCTGATGGAATCGCTCAGCATCTATCTGCTGCTCGCGATTGGCTTGAAGGGCGGTATGGAGCTGGCCCACTTCAGCCTCCATGAGCTGGTGAAGCCGGCGGCGGTCACGATCGGCATTGGCGTGCTCATCCCGTTCGGTGTGTTCGCGGCGGCCCGTGCCTTCGGCTTCAAGCAGGCGGACGCGATTGCGGCGGCGGCCACGTACGGCTCTGTCAGCATCGTCACCTTCGGCATTGCAGCCTCGTACCTGCAGGAGCTCGGCATGGCTTACGAGGGCTACATGAGTGCCATGGTCGTGCTGCTGGAGAGTCCAGCGATCCTAACGTCGCTGCTGCTGTACGCGATCCTGAAGTCCGCACCTGCGTCGCAAGGCGCCCGGCGTACGACGCAAGCGGTCGGAGTCTTACCAGGCGGTCTGTCCGGACTGCTCGCGGTCAAATGGGGGCATGTGCTGCGTGAAGGTCTGCTCGGTCAAAGCGTGCTGCTGCTCATAGGTGGTCTTGTCATCGGTATGGCTGCCGGAGAGAATGCGCTGCCGGTCGCGAAGCCGCTGTTCATCGACCTGTACCCGAGCATCCTGATGCTGTTCCTGCTCGGCATGGGGCTCAAGGCAGGAGAGCGTCTCGGCGAGCTGAAGGCGCAGGGGCTGCGCGTCGTCGGCCTCGCACTGCTGCTGCCGCCTGTGCTTGGGGCAATCGGCGTGCTGCTCGGCCATTGGAGCGGCATGTCCGTCGGTGGAGCGGCGCTGCTCGGCGTCATGGCCGCCAGCGGCTCCTACATCGCCGCGCCGGCTGCGCTGCGGACGGCGGTGCCGGAGGCGAATCCGTCCGTCTACATCGGCATGGCGCTCGCCGTCACGTTCCCGTTCAACCTACTCATCGGCTTGCCGCTGATGGTACAGCTTGCGCAGGCGCTCGGATAA
- a CDS encoding DUF2294 domain-containing protein, with product MAVGSKGALEDKISRAVTQWEKEYLGRGPLLVKSDIVRNMIVVLLKGILTPAEQKLAESREGLLSIKRIRADLIESGMEQLKEIVAELVGVEVVSVHTDISTKTGERVLVFMLAGSLEEPHTN from the coding sequence GTGGCAGTTGGAAGCAAGGGTGCGCTGGAGGACAAGATCAGCCGGGCCGTCACACAGTGGGAGAAGGAATACCTGGGCAGGGGACCGCTGCTGGTGAAGTCCGACATCGTGCGCAACATGATCGTCGTGCTGCTGAAGGGGATATTGACCCCGGCTGAGCAGAAGCTCGCGGAGAGCAGGGAAGGGTTGCTGTCGATCAAGCGCATTCGCGCAGATCTGATCGAATCGGGGATGGAGCAGCTGAAGGAGATCGTCGCGGAGCTGGTCGGTGTCGAGGTCGTGAGCGTGCATACCGACATCAGTACGAAGACAGGGGAGCGCGTGCTGGTGTTCATGCTGGCGGGCAGCCTGGAGGAGCCTCACACCAACTAG
- the rplT gene encoding 50S ribosomal protein L20, whose protein sequence is MARVKGGFIRTRRRKKILKLAKGYFGSKHRLFKTAKEQVMKSLMYAYRDRRQKKRDFRKLWIVRINAAARQNGLSYSKLMHGLKLAGVEVNRKMLADLAVNDINSFNTLAATAKEKVNA, encoded by the coding sequence ATGGCAAGAGTTAAGGGCGGCTTTATCCGCACTCGTCGTCGTAAGAAAATTTTGAAGCTTGCTAAAGGTTATTTCGGTTCGAAGCATAGATTATTTAAAACAGCTAAAGAGCAGGTCATGAAGTCCCTGATGTACGCATACCGCGACCGTCGCCAGAAGAAGCGCGACTTCCGCAAGCTGTGGATCGTACGGATCAACGCGGCTGCTCGTCAGAACGGCTTGTCCTACAGCAAGCTGATGCACGGCCTGAAGCTTGCGGGCGTTGAAGTGAACCGCAAGATGCTGGCTGACCTGGCTGTGAACGATATCAACTCGTTCAACACGCTGGCTGCAACAGCAAAGGAAAAAGTGAACGCTTAA
- the rpmI gene encoding 50S ribosomal protein L35, which produces MPKMKTHSSLKGRFKITGTGKVMRYKAYKNHLLSGKSGRQKRVLATNPVMAPGDVRRLKQQLSNIK; this is translated from the coding sequence ATGCCAAAAATGAAAACTCACAGCAGCCTGAAAGGCCGCTTCAAGATTACAGGTACAGGTAAAGTTATGCGCTACAAGGCGTACAAAAACCACCTGCTCTCCGGCAAATCCGGCCGTCAGAAGCGTGTTCTGGCTACGAATCCGGTTATGGCTCCGGGCGACGTAAGACGCTTGAAGCAGCAGCTGTCCAACATTAAGTAA
- the infC gene encoding translation initiation factor IF-3, with protein MINDEIRAREVRLIGADGEQLGIKPIREALQLAQDLNLDLVNVAPTAKPPVCRVMDYGKYRYEMQKKEKEARKNQKIVELKEIRLSATIDEHDFQTKLRNVVKFLNDGDKVKLSVRFRGREIAHAQIGQRQLERMAAEVEELCIIERRPKLEGRSMIMILAPKQQQ; from the coding sequence ATGATTAATGATGAAATTCGGGCGAGAGAAGTTCGATTGATTGGCGCAGACGGTGAGCAGCTCGGCATCAAGCCGATTCGCGAGGCGCTTCAGCTGGCGCAGGACTTGAATTTGGACCTCGTCAATGTCGCTCCTACCGCTAAGCCTCCGGTTTGCCGGGTGATGGACTACGGGAAGTATCGTTATGAGATGCAGAAGAAAGAGAAGGAAGCCCGTAAGAATCAGAAGATCGTCGAGCTGAAGGAAATTCGCCTGAGTGCAACCATTGATGAGCACGATTTCCAAACAAAGCTGCGCAATGTCGTGAAGTTCTTGAACGATGGCGATAAAGTGAAGCTGAGCGTACGCTTCCGCGGACGCGAAATTGCTCACGCCCAGATCGGACAGCGTCAACTCGAGCGCATGGCAGCTGAGGTTGAAGAGCTGTGCATCATCGAGCGTAGGCCGAAGCTGGAAGGCCGAAGCATGATCATGATCCTGGCTCCAAAGCAACAGCAGTAA
- a CDS encoding glycosyltransferase family 2 protein, whose amino-acid sequence MLDSILLGLQIFLAVTGGYQLLLTFFGWYRRKGKQKHAPQKSFAVLVAAHNEEQVVGALIENLKTLDYPKELYDIFVICDNCSDNTAQIARDMGVHACERSNLKLRGKGYAIEWMLKELWKMPRQYDAIVMFDADNLVNPDYLQHMNDDLCNGSKVIQAYLDTKNPHDSWITAAYAVTYWYCNRLWQLPRTNLGLANYLGGTGMCFETKLLKEMGWGATSLVEDLEFTMRCVMRGVNPTFNYDAKVYDEKPLTFKASARQRLRWMQGHFDVARRYFLPLFWSGIKEGSWAKIDTAVYALNVYNVFVGSILTIVLWLNIMLPGVEKFSSLYELSPFFFALFSVLSYGQFIVALVLEKAPLKTYKYLITFPVYLFSWWPITFYAFFTQNNKQWSHTEHTRVIRLEEVQSKQAG is encoded by the coding sequence ATGTTGGACAGTATCCTGTTAGGCCTCCAGATTTTTTTGGCCGTTACCGGAGGCTATCAGCTGCTTCTAACGTTTTTCGGTTGGTATAGGCGCAAAGGTAAGCAGAAGCACGCACCGCAGAAGTCGTTCGCGGTACTCGTTGCTGCACATAACGAGGAGCAGGTCGTCGGAGCGCTGATCGAGAACCTGAAGACGCTCGATTATCCGAAGGAGCTGTACGATATTTTCGTCATTTGCGATAACTGCTCGGACAACACGGCCCAGATCGCGCGCGATATGGGTGTTCACGCCTGCGAACGCAGCAATCTGAAGCTGCGGGGCAAGGGCTATGCGATCGAGTGGATGCTTAAGGAGCTGTGGAAGATGCCGCGTCAATACGACGCGATCGTGATGTTCGACGCCGATAATCTGGTCAATCCGGATTACTTGCAGCATATGAACGACGACCTGTGCAACGGCTCGAAGGTCATCCAAGCTTATTTGGATACGAAGAATCCGCACGATTCCTGGATTACAGCGGCTTATGCCGTTACGTATTGGTATTGCAACCGTCTATGGCAGCTGCCGCGCACGAATCTGGGTCTGGCCAACTATCTTGGCGGCACAGGGATGTGCTTCGAGACGAAGCTGCTTAAGGAAATGGGCTGGGGCGCAACGAGCCTCGTCGAGGATCTGGAGTTCACGATGCGCTGCGTCATGCGCGGTGTGAATCCGACGTTCAACTACGACGCGAAGGTGTACGACGAGAAGCCGCTGACGTTCAAGGCGTCGGCCCGCCAGCGTCTGCGCTGGATGCAGGGACACTTCGATGTCGCAAGACGTTACTTCCTGCCGCTGTTCTGGTCGGGGATTAAGGAAGGCAGCTGGGCGAAGATTGATACAGCGGTGTACGCGCTGAACGTATATAACGTATTTGTCGGCTCCATTCTGACCATCGTGCTGTGGCTGAACATTATGCTGCCGGGTGTAGAGAAGTTCAGCTCGCTGTATGAGCTGTCACCGTTCTTCTTCGCCTTGTTCTCGGTGCTGTCCTACGGACAGTTCATCGTCGCGCTCGTGCTGGAGAAGGCGCCGCTGAAGACGTACAAATATTTGATCACGTTCCCGGTGTACCTGTTCTCCTGGTGGCCGATCACGTTCTATGCTTTCTTCACGCAGAACAACAAGCAGTGGAGCCATACGGAGCATACGCGTGTGATCCGGCTTGAGGAAGTGCAGAGTAAGCAGGCGGGATAG
- a CDS encoding glycosyltransferase family 1 protein, which produces MRVALFTDTFEPDVNGVAKTLGRWVRFLESRGVECKVFAPQSHSAAESDQRMVERFYSIPFLLYPECRMAIPNPMNLKKTLKAFNPDLIHLATPFNLGLVGLHYAKRNHVPVVASYHTHFDQYLHYYKLPWMEPMLWKYMLWFHQDCKKIYAPSRSTQLHLEDKGLKNVEIWSRGVEVNRFHPFVDRDAVLRARNISPSKFVLLYVGRLAPEKSVDVLMRTFESLPEPLRAKSHLIVAGDGPLLRPLQEQYGGEADITFTGFQQGKELSDLYAAADVFVFPSATETFGNVVLEAMASGTVVVGANAGGVADNIEHGRTGLLCTPGEAAEFVEAICSIHDDREGAAKLAQAGRSYSQRQSWDAIFTRLYESYMEVTAASDPFKTEGLYVLK; this is translated from the coding sequence ATGAGAGTAGCCCTGTTTACGGATACGTTCGAGCCGGATGTGAACGGCGTCGCCAAGACGCTGGGCCGATGGGTGAGGTTTCTGGAGTCGCGCGGGGTTGAATGCAAGGTGTTCGCACCTCAGAGTCATTCGGCTGCCGAATCTGATCAACGAATGGTGGAACGATTTTACAGCATCCCTTTCCTGTTATATCCGGAGTGCCGTATGGCTATCCCTAACCCGATGAACCTCAAGAAGACGCTGAAGGCGTTCAATCCCGACCTCATTCATCTGGCAACGCCCTTCAACCTGGGTCTTGTCGGACTTCATTATGCGAAGCGCAATCACGTGCCGGTTGTCGCGTCGTATCATACTCATTTCGACCAATATCTACATTATTATAAGCTGCCGTGGATGGAGCCGATGCTGTGGAAGTACATGCTCTGGTTCCATCAGGACTGCAAAAAAATATATGCCCCCTCCCGTTCGACCCAGCTGCACCTCGAGGACAAGGGCTTGAAGAATGTCGAAATATGGTCCCGGGGAGTCGAGGTCAATCGCTTCCATCCGTTCGTCGACCGCGATGCGGTTCTTCGTGCCCGCAACATTTCCCCGAGTAAGTTCGTCTTGTTATATGTTGGTAGACTTGCTCCTGAGAAAAGCGTCGACGTGCTGATGCGCACGTTCGAATCGCTGCCTGAGCCGCTGCGCGCCAAGTCACACTTGATCGTGGCCGGAGACGGACCGCTGCTGAGGCCGTTGCAGGAGCAATACGGAGGTGAGGCCGACATTACGTTTACCGGCTTCCAGCAGGGCAAGGAGCTGAGCGATCTGTACGCGGCAGCTGATGTGTTCGTATTCCCTTCCGCGACGGAAACGTTCGGCAACGTGGTGCTGGAGGCGATGGCTTCAGGGACGGTCGTAGTCGGAGCGAATGCCGGCGGCGTAGCCGATAACATTGAGCATGGACGGACCGGTCTGCTGTGCACGCCAGGGGAAGCTGCGGAATTTGTCGAGGCGATCTGCTCGATTCATGATGACCGTGAGGGTGCCGCAAAGCTCGCGCAGGCTGGCCGAAGCTACAGTCAGCGCCAGTCGTGGGATGCCATTTTTACAAGGCTGTATGAGAGCTACATGGAAGTGACGGCAGCCTCGGACCCGTTCAAGACGGAAGGGCTGTACGTGTTGAAATAA
- a CDS encoding phosphatase PAP2 family protein, with product MSRVVTWLQHHENRMFCFVNQRIQHGLLDRFFNVITHVGGATFMISMSLLLALFAGGGWKLAGIQSCVALAISHLPVAIIKKKYPRLRPYLVVPDTHTCKNPLTDHSFPSGHTTAVFSVLVPLMFISPLILALLLPVALLVGLSRIYLGLHYPSDCLAGSMIGTMTAVAAVAFIG from the coding sequence GTGAGCCGTGTCGTGACTTGGCTTCAGCACCATGAGAATCGTATGTTTTGCTTTGTCAATCAACGTATCCAGCACGGTCTGCTGGACCGTTTCTTCAATGTCATCACCCATGTCGGCGGGGCGACCTTCATGATCTCGATGTCGCTGCTGCTTGCCTTGTTCGCCGGAGGCGGCTGGAAGCTGGCCGGTATTCAGAGCTGTGTCGCGCTCGCCATCAGTCACCTGCCCGTAGCCATCATTAAGAAGAAGTATCCGCGCCTGCGCCCTTATCTTGTTGTACCTGATACCCATACGTGCAAAAATCCGCTGACCGATCATTCGTTCCCGTCCGGTCATACGACCGCCGTCTTCTCGGTGCTCGTGCCGCTCATGTTCATCAGTCCACTCATTCTCGCGCTGCTGCTTCCGGTTGCGCTCCTGGTCGGACTGTCGCGAATATATCTGGGCCTGCATTACCCGTCCGATTGCCTCGCCGGCAGCATGATCGGTACGATGACGGCCGTGGCCGCCGTCGCCTTCATCGGGTAG
- a CDS encoding MGDG synthase family glycosyltransferase, producing the protein MRKKRVLLLSEGFGAGHTQAAHALAESLRMLSPNIQTRVLELGKFLHPTLAPFVFNAYRKTVATQPKLYGMVYRAQYKKSLNRITQLALHRIFYAQTAAVIRQLRPDAVVCTHPFPSAVISRLKRMGLDVPLFTVITDYDAHGTWVSREVNQYLVSTPDVKEKLLRRGVAPANVQVTGIPVHPNFWGQHNRDELRHSFGLKPLPTVLVMGGGWGIMKGTSFLEHLISWREQLQIVVCLGSNEKARASLLEDSRFRHPNVRLLGFTKEIDKWMDVSDLLITKPGGMTCTEALAKGIPMLFYEPIPGQEEENLQYFTQLGLGESIRSLDTVDRWFELLTEQYPAMQQRRETIVQTTRAYNPADCSRVILSMIGAEEQMVDEDRYTRGPELVLAGKG; encoded by the coding sequence ATGCGCAAAAAGAGGGTTCTACTCCTATCCGAAGGCTTCGGCGCCGGACACACCCAAGCCGCGCACGCGCTTGCCGAAAGCCTGCGAATGTTATCGCCGAACATCCAGACTCGCGTCCTGGAGCTGGGCAAGTTCCTGCATCCGACGCTCGCTCCGTTCGTATTCAACGCTTACCGCAAGACGGTCGCCACGCAGCCGAAGCTATACGGCATGGTGTACCGGGCACAATACAAGAAGTCGCTGAACCGCATCACGCAGCTCGCGCTGCATCGCATCTTCTATGCGCAGACGGCAGCGGTCATCCGCCAGCTGCGTCCCGATGCAGTCGTATGCACGCACCCGTTCCCGAGCGCAGTCATCTCGCGCCTGAAGCGAATGGGGCTTGATGTGCCGCTGTTCACGGTCATTACCGACTATGACGCGCACGGTACGTGGGTCAGCCGCGAGGTCAATCAATATCTCGTCTCCACGCCTGACGTGAAGGAGAAGCTGCTGCGCCGCGGCGTCGCGCCAGCCAATGTGCAGGTGACCGGCATTCCGGTGCACCCGAACTTCTGGGGACAGCACAACCGCGACGAGCTGCGCCACAGCTTCGGCCTGAAGCCGCTGCCGACGGTGCTCGTCATGGGCGGCGGCTGGGGCATCATGAAGGGCACGTCGTTCCTCGAGCATCTGATCAGCTGGCGCGAGCAGCTGCAGATCGTCGTCTGTCTCGGCAGCAACGAGAAGGCGCGTGCTTCGCTATTGGAGGATAGCCGCTTCCGGCATCCGAACGTGAGACTGCTTGGTTTTACGAAGGAAATCGATAAGTGGATGGACGTATCCGACCTGCTCATTACGAAGCCGGGCGGCATGACGTGTACAGAGGCGCTGGCGAAGGGAATTCCGATGCTGTTCTACGAGCCAATCCCTGGGCAAGAGGAGGAGAACCTGCAATACTTCACTCAGCTCGGACTTGGCGAATCGATCCGCTCGCTCGATACGGTCGACCGCTGGTTCGAACTGCTAACCGAGCAATATCCGGCGATGCAGCAGCGTCGGGAGACGATCGTGCAGACGACACGCGCCTACAATCCGGCGGATTGCTCGAGGGTCATTCTGTCGATGATCGGTGCGGAGGAGCAGATGGTAGATGAGGATCGCTATACGCGCGGTCCGGAGCTGGTGTTAGCAGGCAAGGGCTAA
- the trmB gene encoding tRNA (guanosine(46)-N7)-methyltransferase TrmB — protein MRLRGRKGIKEALEAQPELVILEPHEYKGKWRDVFGNDRPIHVELGMGKGRFISELSARNPQVNYIGIDMYDELIRRGSEKARLSREEHGGDLSNLRLVRFNIEFLEDIFDEGELERIYLNFSDPWPKKKHARRRLTHPAFVTKYQQVLNARGEIHFKTDSRSLFEFSLNSFSDMGLRMRNISLDLHADGLRTDLVMTEYETKFAQQGMPIHRLEVVIGHQAMEQHLSRLKQEAEGAAAQQELDDEDDSE, from the coding sequence ATGCGTTTAAGAGGACGTAAAGGCATTAAGGAGGCGCTGGAGGCTCAGCCTGAGCTAGTCATTCTGGAGCCTCATGAGTACAAGGGCAAGTGGAGAGACGTGTTCGGCAACGACCGGCCGATCCATGTGGAGCTCGGCATGGGCAAGGGACGCTTCATCAGCGAGCTGAGCGCTCGCAACCCGCAAGTGAACTACATAGGCATCGACATGTACGATGAGCTGATCCGTCGCGGCAGCGAGAAGGCGAGACTGTCCCGTGAGGAGCACGGCGGCGACTTATCGAACCTGCGGCTCGTCCGCTTCAATATCGAGTTTCTGGAGGACATCTTCGACGAGGGCGAGCTGGAGCGCATATACTTGAACTTCAGCGACCCTTGGCCGAAGAAAAAGCACGCCCGTCGCCGACTGACGCATCCCGCGTTCGTCACGAAGTACCAGCAGGTGCTGAATGCTCGCGGCGAGATTCATTTCAAGACCGATTCGCGCAGCCTGTTCGAGTTCTCATTAAATTCGTTCTCCGATATGGGGCTGCGCATGCGCAACATCTCGCTCGATCTACATGCCGACGGACTGCGTACCGACCTCGTAATGACCGAATACGAGACGAAGTTCGCGCAGCAGGGCATGCCGATTCACCGACTGGAGGTCGTCATCGGCCATCAGGCGATGGAGCAGCATCTGAGCCGACTGAAGCAGGAGGCGGAAGGAGCCGCGGCACAGCAGGAGCTCGATGATGAGGATGACTCGGAGTAG
- a CDS encoding WGxxGxxG family protein, translating into MNKFGKTVLALALTASLGFTGQAFAESMTTTGTTGTGNYSTYGTGTVGTTGTTTGTTMGTTTGTTTGTGMTTDMTNNTYGTTNTDADYNDNMLDRMNMYTNTADRTGYNYGGNYNTTSYRTNAAADDDFDWGWLGLLGLLGLAGMRNRNRDESEFRNK; encoded by the coding sequence ATGAACAAGTTCGGTAAAACGGTGCTGGCTTTGGCCCTGACGGCGTCCCTCGGCTTCACAGGACAAGCGTTCGCGGAATCGATGACGACAACGGGCACAACAGGTACGGGCAACTACAGCACGTATGGAACGGGCACAGTAGGTACGACAGGTACGACAACAGGAACAACAATGGGTACAACGACAGGAACAACGACAGGTACGGGTATGACGACCGACATGACGAACAACACGTACGGTACAACGAATACCGATGCGGATTACAACGACAACATGCTCGATCGGATGAACATGTACACGAACACAGCCGACCGCACAGGCTACAACTACGGCGGCAACTACAACACGACCTCGTACCGCACGAATGCGGCAGCCGATGACGATTTTGACTGGGGCTGGTTAGGTCTGCTCGGTCTTCTGGGTCTTGCCGGTATGCGTAACCGCAACCGTGACGAGAGCGAATTCCGCAACAAATAA